One region of Zingiber officinale cultivar Zhangliang chromosome 7B, Zo_v1.1, whole genome shotgun sequence genomic DNA includes:
- the LOC122005253 gene encoding dof zinc finger protein DOF3.6-like isoform X1 — MVFSSLPLYLDPPNSNQQQQTQRQQIHLLGGSGSGGGESISRLPLPEGLVLAAGSIRPPGSMPDQARLAKIPQPEPGLKCPRCDSSHTKFCYFNNYSLSQPRHFCKTCRRYWTRGGALRNIPVGGGCRRNKRTKPSSTATNSTKSSTTAAAIHFVASSSTATPSEHQLPFMSSLHPLPDFGGFGASAEPPANTLDYQFATAAENLRLKQLPQLPLLGGGQLDHALQPPPDPVPAVYSLEGGGGSTFLAGLFAGPSAAKMDYKNNNQQIFTNLATMQYLGVSRNDQLFWSGSGSRAGGRGSTSSGSAGGGGWPLDLSGFNDSSPGNII, encoded by the exons ATggttttctcttctcttcctctctatcTAGATCCACCCAATTCGAACCAG CAGCAGCAAACACAACGACAGCAAATTCATCTGTTAGGGGGCAGTGGCAGTGGCGGTGGAGAGTCTATCTCCCGCCTGCCGCTTCCAGAGGGCTTGGTCCTGGCAGCCGGATCGATCCGGCCGCCCGGGTCCATGCCGGACCAAGCCCGGCTGGCGAAGATCCCGCAGCCGGAGCCAGGGCTAAAGTGTCCGCGGTGCGATTCCAGTCACACCAAATTCTGCTACTTCAACAACTACTCACTCTCGCAGCCGCGCCACTTCTGCAAGACCTGCCGCCGTTACTGGACGCGCGGCGGCGCCCTCCGAAACATCCCCGTCGGTGGGGGATGCCGCCGCAACAAGCGCACAAAGCCCTCCTCCACAGCTACTAATTCAACCAAGTCATCCACCACCGCCGCGGCCATCCATTTTGTGGCCTCCTCCTCCACGGCCACCCCCTCAGAGCATCAGCTTCCGTTCATGTCGTCGTTGCACCCTCTTCCTGACTTTGGTGGCTTCGGAGCCAGTGCCGAACCGCCGGCGAACACATTGGATTACCAGTTTGCTACTGCTGCTGAGAATTTGAGGCTGAAGCAGCTGCCTCAGCTCCCTTTGCTAGGAGGAGGGCAGCTGGATCATGCACTGCAACCGCCGCCAGATCCAGTGCCGGCTGTCTACTCTTTGGAAGGCGGCGGCGGCAGCACGTTCTTAGCCGGATTGTTTGCGGGACCGTCAGCAGCAAAAATGGACTATAAGAACAATAACCAACAAATCTTTACAAATCTAGCGACAATGCAGTATCTCGGCGTTTCGCGCAATGATCAATTATTTTGGAGCGGAAGTGGCAGCCGCGCCGGTGGCAGAGGGAGTACCAGTAGTGGTAGCGCTGGCGGCGGTGGATGGCCTTTGGATCTATCTGGATTCAACGACTCTTCCCCGGGCAATATAATCTGA
- the LOC122005253 gene encoding dof zinc finger protein DOF3.6-like isoform X3 has product MVFSSLPLYLDPPNSNQQTQRQQIHLLGGSGSGGGESISRLPLPEGLVLAAGSIRPPGSMPDQARLAKIPQPEPGLKCPRCDSSHTKFCYFNNYSLSQPRHFCKTCRRYWTRGGALRNIPVGGGCRRNKRTKPSSTATNSTKSSTTAAAIHFVASSSTATPSEHQLPFMSSLHPLPDFGGFGASAEPPANTLDYQFATAAENLRLKQLPQLPLLGGGQLDHALQPPPDPVPAVYSLEGGGGSTFLAGLFAGPSAAKMDYKNNNQQIFTNLATMQYLGVSRNDQLFWSGSGSRAGGRGSTSSGSAGGGGWPLDLSGFNDSSPGNII; this is encoded by the exons ATggttttctcttctcttcctctctatcTAGATCCACCCAATTCGAACCAG CAAACACAACGACAGCAAATTCATCTGTTAGGGGGCAGTGGCAGTGGCGGTGGAGAGTCTATCTCCCGCCTGCCGCTTCCAGAGGGCTTGGTCCTGGCAGCCGGATCGATCCGGCCGCCCGGGTCCATGCCGGACCAAGCCCGGCTGGCGAAGATCCCGCAGCCGGAGCCAGGGCTAAAGTGTCCGCGGTGCGATTCCAGTCACACCAAATTCTGCTACTTCAACAACTACTCACTCTCGCAGCCGCGCCACTTCTGCAAGACCTGCCGCCGTTACTGGACGCGCGGCGGCGCCCTCCGAAACATCCCCGTCGGTGGGGGATGCCGCCGCAACAAGCGCACAAAGCCCTCCTCCACAGCTACTAATTCAACCAAGTCATCCACCACCGCCGCGGCCATCCATTTTGTGGCCTCCTCCTCCACGGCCACCCCCTCAGAGCATCAGCTTCCGTTCATGTCGTCGTTGCACCCTCTTCCTGACTTTGGTGGCTTCGGAGCCAGTGCCGAACCGCCGGCGAACACATTGGATTACCAGTTTGCTACTGCTGCTGAGAATTTGAGGCTGAAGCAGCTGCCTCAGCTCCCTTTGCTAGGAGGAGGGCAGCTGGATCATGCACTGCAACCGCCGCCAGATCCAGTGCCGGCTGTCTACTCTTTGGAAGGCGGCGGCGGCAGCACGTTCTTAGCCGGATTGTTTGCGGGACCGTCAGCAGCAAAAATGGACTATAAGAACAATAACCAACAAATCTTTACAAATCTAGCGACAATGCAGTATCTCGGCGTTTCGCGCAATGATCAATTATTTTGGAGCGGAAGTGGCAGCCGCGCCGGTGGCAGAGGGAGTACCAGTAGTGGTAGCGCTGGCGGCGGTGGATGGCCTTTGGATCTATCTGGATTCAACGACTCTTCCCCGGGCAATATAATCTGA
- the LOC122005253 gene encoding dof zinc finger protein DOF3.6-like isoform X2, with protein sequence MVFSSLPLYLDPPNSNQQQTQRQQIHLLGGSGSGGGESISRLPLPEGLVLAAGSIRPPGSMPDQARLAKIPQPEPGLKCPRCDSSHTKFCYFNNYSLSQPRHFCKTCRRYWTRGGALRNIPVGGGCRRNKRTKPSSTATNSTKSSTTAAAIHFVASSSTATPSEHQLPFMSSLHPLPDFGGFGASAEPPANTLDYQFATAAENLRLKQLPQLPLLGGGQLDHALQPPPDPVPAVYSLEGGGGSTFLAGLFAGPSAAKMDYKNNNQQIFTNLATMQYLGVSRNDQLFWSGSGSRAGGRGSTSSGSAGGGGWPLDLSGFNDSSPGNII encoded by the exons ATggttttctcttctcttcctctctatcTAGATCCACCCAATTCGAACCAG CAGCAAACACAACGACAGCAAATTCATCTGTTAGGGGGCAGTGGCAGTGGCGGTGGAGAGTCTATCTCCCGCCTGCCGCTTCCAGAGGGCTTGGTCCTGGCAGCCGGATCGATCCGGCCGCCCGGGTCCATGCCGGACCAAGCCCGGCTGGCGAAGATCCCGCAGCCGGAGCCAGGGCTAAAGTGTCCGCGGTGCGATTCCAGTCACACCAAATTCTGCTACTTCAACAACTACTCACTCTCGCAGCCGCGCCACTTCTGCAAGACCTGCCGCCGTTACTGGACGCGCGGCGGCGCCCTCCGAAACATCCCCGTCGGTGGGGGATGCCGCCGCAACAAGCGCACAAAGCCCTCCTCCACAGCTACTAATTCAACCAAGTCATCCACCACCGCCGCGGCCATCCATTTTGTGGCCTCCTCCTCCACGGCCACCCCCTCAGAGCATCAGCTTCCGTTCATGTCGTCGTTGCACCCTCTTCCTGACTTTGGTGGCTTCGGAGCCAGTGCCGAACCGCCGGCGAACACATTGGATTACCAGTTTGCTACTGCTGCTGAGAATTTGAGGCTGAAGCAGCTGCCTCAGCTCCCTTTGCTAGGAGGAGGGCAGCTGGATCATGCACTGCAACCGCCGCCAGATCCAGTGCCGGCTGTCTACTCTTTGGAAGGCGGCGGCGGCAGCACGTTCTTAGCCGGATTGTTTGCGGGACCGTCAGCAGCAAAAATGGACTATAAGAACAATAACCAACAAATCTTTACAAATCTAGCGACAATGCAGTATCTCGGCGTTTCGCGCAATGATCAATTATTTTGGAGCGGAAGTGGCAGCCGCGCCGGTGGCAGAGGGAGTACCAGTAGTGGTAGCGCTGGCGGCGGTGGATGGCCTTTGGATCTATCTGGATTCAACGACTCTTCCCCGGGCAATATAATCTGA